ATGAAAACGGCGGGATTGACCAAGCCCTTTTCCGGATTCTGCCAGCGCACGAGGGATTCGAACCCCGCCACCTTCCCTGTGGAAATGTCCAGGATCGGCTGGTAGAAGACGCGGAATTCCTCGCGTTCCACCGCCCGGCGAAGACTCGTCTCCAGTTGCAGGTGCGCGGCGGCGAATTCGTGCATGCCCTGGTTGAACACCACGTGACGTCCCTTGCCTTGCGACTTGGCCCGGTACATGGCGGTTTCCGCGTCGCGCAAGAGGTCTTCCGGATGGTCCTGCAGGCGCTCCGAGACCGCGATCCCGATCGACAGGCTGACGAAGACCTCCTGGTTTCGCACCCGGATCGGCTGGGCGAGGCGTTGGACGATCCGTTCGGCCATGCGCGAGAACACGTTGAGGTCCTGGTAGCCTTCCATCAAGATGGCGAATTCGTCTCCACCCAGACGCGAGAGCGTGTCTCTGGACTGGAGGCTTTCCTCCAGGGCCCGACCGACAGCCAGGATCAACTCGTCGCCGGCCTCATGGCCCAAGCTGTCGTTGATCAGTTTGAAGCGATCGATGTCCAGATGCAGCACCCCGACATACTGCCCCGCCACCGATTTCTGGGCGCGCTGGATGGCGCGACGAAGTCGGTCCAGGAACAGGGCCCGATTGGGTAGGCCCGTGAGCGCGTCGTAGAGCGCCCCCTGCATCAGTTGCTCTTCCGCTCGCTTGCGCGAGGTGATGTCTTCCAGGGAACCGGCCATCCGCTCGGGCTTGCCGTCGGCGCCCATGCGCGCCATGCCGCGTGACAATACCCACCGATACGAATTGTCGCTGTGCAGGATGCGGAACTCGCACTCGAAATGAGGCACTTGGCCCGACAGATGCGATCGGATTTCCTGCTGCAACAGATCCGCGTCGCGAGGATGCACCCGATCGAACCATTCCTGCGGCTCCCCTTGCAGGTCGCCATCCCGCATGCCCATGATCTGGGCCCAACGCGGCGAGTAGAACATGCGCCCCTGGATGAGATCCCACTCCCAAAGGCCGCCGTTGGAGCCCGAAGCAGCCAGCGCGTACCGTTCTTCGGAGCGACGCAGGCCATCTTGGGCCTGGCGGCGGGTGGTCACGTCCTCGACGGTCCCTTCCAGGAACAGGATCTTTCCGGCGGGAGACTTCACCGAGTGCGCGTTGCCGCTGACCCAGATCTCCGATCCGTCGCGGCGCCTCACCTTGGCTTCGAAATCCTTCACCGCCCCGTCGCGCTCGACGAATTCGCGAAATTGCCGGTAGGCTTGCGGATCGATGTAGACATCCGTCCCGATGTCCCTCACGGAATGGATGAGGTGGACGGGGCTTTCGAATCCCAGGATCCGGGCCAGCGAAGGATTCGCGGACAGGAAACGTCCATCGGGCGAAGCCTGGTAGATGCCTTCCACGGCGTTCTCGAAGATGCCGCGGTACTTCTCCTCGGCGAAACGCAGCGCCTCTTCGGCGATCTTGAACCGGGTCACGTCCTGCGCCTGCAACAGGATCCCCGCCACCTCGTCCCCCGCCAGGTGCGTCAGGACCGCTTCCACGTTCAACCAGGTTCCTTGGGCGTGGCGCAAACGGAACTCGCAACGGATCGCGCTTCCCTTGTAGGGCAGAAGATGCCCGACCTGGCGGAGCACATCCTCGCGCTCGTCCGGATGCAGGATGGTTTCCAGATGGAGTCCCGCTCGACGCTCCGGACCGTAGCCCAGGCGCCGATCGAAGGACACGCCGGCCTCCAATAGGGATCCTTCGAGCGCAAACAAGGCCCAGATCTCGGAGGTTCCCTGGAGAACCTGTTCATGTAGGAAGGAAAGGGCAGTCATGGCGACGCTTGGAGAGTACCATATTGTTCATCATGAAGCCATCTTCCCTTTTCTCCAAAATCACGACCATCCTCCCCGTCCTCGCGTTGTCGATGTCCATGATGCAGTGTTCCTGCTCCGACACGCTGGGCTCCATCTTCATCAGCGAAGACGACGAGCTGAGATTGGGCACCGAGTTCGATGCCCAGCTTCGCAGCCCGGAAAACGCGGAGGAGTACCCGATCTACGCCACCAGCACCCCGGAAAAAGAGGCGTTCCAGACCTACATCCAGGAAACCTTCCAGTCCGTGTACAATGCGATCCCCGCCAGCGAGCGCCCGTCGTACCCGTTCAAGGTCGCGATCATCGAAAAGGATGTGGTCAATGCCTTCGCCGTTCCGGGCGGCTACATCTACGTGTACACCGGCATCGTCAACGAGGCCAAGAACGAATCGGAACTTGCCGGTGTGCTCGCCCACGAGATGGCCCACATCACCAAGCACCATTACCGTGACGCCGTGATGAAGCAAGCGGGACTCAGCATCTTGCTGGACGCTCTGCTCGGGGAGAGCGCAAGCGATCTCACCAAAGCGGTCGCCGGCATGTTCAGCAGCCTGACCCAGCTGAAAGTGAGTCGGGAAAACGAAGACGAGGCCGACGCCACCGGAACCTACTATCTAGGCGATTCGCGCCGCAACCCCACCGGAATCGCCAGTCTGTTCGCCCGGATGCCCAGCTCGGGGATCGATTGGCTCAGCACCCACCCGGCCAGCACCGACCGAGTCAGTGCGGTCAACAAGCTGGTGGGCAGCGAAGGCGCGATCAAGAAGTGGGACACCTCCGAAGAGGCGAAGTACCAAGCCCGCTTCGAGGCCGCGCGTTTGAAGATGTGAGTTCGCCGCAGGGCCTTCCCAACGGTCCTGCGACGCCGTTTTTTGCATCTTTGCCTCATGTCCCTAACGATCCCCGTTCGCATGAGAACTCGGTTTGCGTTGATTCTCGTCGCTTTTGTCGCCATAGGCTGCACGGAGTCTGGCGTAGACACAACCACGGCCACCCCAACCGTCCCGGCGCCAAAAGACACCTCTGTCAGGTTGCCTTCCGCGGATACGGTGCAAGTGCCCACTCTCAGCGAAGACGACGAGCTCCGGTTGGGCACCGAGTTCGATACCCAGCTTCGCAGTAACCCGGAAAATGCGGCGGAATACCCGATCTACGCTCCCACCACCACGGACAAGCAGGCGTTTCGGATCTACGTCGAAGAAACCTTCCAATCCGTGTACAGCGCAATCCCCAAGAGCGAACGGCCAGCCTATCCGTTCAAGGTCGTCATCATCGAAAAGGACGTGGCCAAGGCCTTTGCCGTGCCGGGCGGATACGTGTACGTCTACACCGGAATCATCAACAAGGCCGACAACGAATCGGAGCTGGCCGGAGTTCTGGCCCACGAAATGGCCCACATCACCAAGCACCATTATCGCGACGCGGTAATGAAGCAAGCCGGGTTCAGCAACTTGCTGGACGCCCTGCTCGGAGAGAGTGCCAGCGGCCTCTCCAAAACGGTCGCCTCGATGTTCGGCAACTTGACCCAACTCAAGGCGGGCCTGGAAAACGAACACGAGGCGGACGCCACCGGAACCCGCTATCTGGGCGATTCGCGCCGCAACCCCACCGGGATCGCCACCTTTTTCGCCAGCATGCCCAGCTCGGGAATCGATTGGCTTGGCACTCATCCGGCCAGCAGCGATCGCGTGAAGGCAGTCAACAGCTTGGTTGGCAGCGAAAGCGCGATCAGGAAGTGGGACACCTCCGAAGAGGCGAAGTACCAAGCCCGCTTCGAATTCGCACGCTCGAAGATGTGAACTTTTCGGGGGAATCGAAACCAAACGGAACGAAGAGTTCCGCTTTTTTCAAAACGAATGCTTCCCATCGCGGGCATCCGCTGTCTGGCTTTGGGTGGCATCCGTTTCGCAGAAAGCCAGCGCGAGTCTCGCCGAGACAAGACCTTGTTTCCTGCGGGATCACCAACATTCTTTCCAAGGAATCGCCACAATGAAGAAGACCCTCCTCGCAGCCCTTCTCGCACTCGCCGGCTTCACCTTCGCCCAGGCTCCTTCCACCGACGCGGGCGCCCCGGCTCCCACCACCACCGAGAAGCCTGCCAAGAAGGGCAAGAAGGCCAAGGGCGAGAAGAAGGCGATGACCGACGCCGAGAAGGAAAAGAAGGCCGAGAAAAAGGCGGAAAAGAAGGCGAAGAAGGCTGCCAAGAAGGCCGAGAAGGCTGCCGCCGACTCCGCCGCCGTCAAGTAATCGTTCGACGCAGCTTCGCTGCATCGAACCTGGGACGACCACCGAAGGTGGCCGTCTTTTTTTTGCCCGCTACGGGTTCGCCAAAACCGTAGGGACGCACCGTAAGGACGCAAAATCTTGCGTCCCTACTGGGCGTCCCTACGACGGCCCCCATCGTTTCGGGCACAAAAAAACGGGCCACCCGGCTGAGGTGGCCCGTTTTCGTTCAACTTGAAATCAGGTTCAGGGCATCTGCACCAAACGGATCGTGTTGTGCAGGCGCGTCCCGAAGGGCTGGCTGTACAGGAACACGATCCGATTGCCGGGCTCGGCGAGATTGCGCGCCTGGATCTCGTCCAGCACGCGCGTGATCGCCTCGTCGATGGAGTTGGTCCGCGGCAGACGCACCGGAATGATGCCGTAGAACAGCGAAACCTGCCTGTAGATGAGCTCGTCGAAGCAGGCCGCGATCACGTGCGTGGAGCAGTGGAAGCCGGCGATCTGCCGGGCGATTTCCATGGTGTGACAGAAAATGGCGATACAGGGAGCCTTGGTGTGTTCGGAAAGCCGCACCGAGCCGGCGACGATCTCCAAGGTCTGGTTGGAGATCTCCGGCAAGGTCGGGGGAGCATCCGTCACCGCTTCCGCACCACGCAGGATCCGGTCCATGGTCTGGACGGCCTGGAGCGGGAATTGTCCGCCGGCGGTTTCGCCGGAAAGCATGACCACCTGCGCGCCTTCGAACACCGCGTTGGCGACGTCGGAAGCTTCCGCACGGGTGGGGCGCGGATTGCGCTCCATGGAATCGAGCATCTGGGTGGCCACCACGCAAAGCTTCGCATGGCGGTGGGCCAGACGGACGGCGCGCTTTTGCAGGATGGGCACGGACTCGATGGGGCATTCGATGCCCAGATCGCCGCGGGCGACCATGATGCCATCGGACATCCGGACGATTTCCTCTATGGATGCCACTGCCAGAGGGGTTTCCACCTTGGCGATGATCGGGGGGTCAGGCCATCCGATTTCCTGCAGGTAGTCGCGCACGCGCTTGATGTCGGCACCGTTGCGCACGAACGAGACGGCCACCCAGTCCAGGCCTTGATCGCGCCCGAAAACCAGGTCGCGCTGGTCTTTTTCCGACAACACATCCAGGCCGTAGTCGCATTCCGGCGTGTTCACCGACTTGCGTGGCTTGAGGGTCCCGCCGGTCTTGACCGTGGTCACGATTTCGGTGCCTTCGACATTGACCACTTCCAACTCGAGATGGCCATCGTCCAAAACGATGGCTTGCCCCGGAGGCACGAGCTGGTACAAGGTGGGATGACTGATGCCGATCTTGTGGGATTCGGCATCGCCTTCCGTTGGCACGAGAGACCAGGTTTCCCCGACCTTCAGCTCGTAGGTTTTGGTATCCGTGCGGACCTTGGGTCCACAAAGATCCATGACGAGCGGCACTGCGATTCCCATTTCTTCCGCGACCATTCGGATCTTCGCGATCCGAGCGGCGTGGTCGGAGTGAGTCCCGTGGCTGAAGTTCAGCCGACAGGCGGTCACGCCATTTTGGAAAAGATTCCGGAGCATCTCCGGGGAGTCGGAGGCCGGACCGATGGTAGCAAGCATCTTGGTTCGACGGAGTTCCATGTGAGAAATGATAACTTGGAAACACCCATTGCAAGACCTGGAGGTCCGAAAATGTTCAAGGTGATCGAAACACCGCAAGCGCCCAAGCCGATCGGCCCCTACAGCCAAGCCATCCAGATGGGCGACCTGTTGTTCCTCTCCGGCCAGATTCCCTTGGATCCGTTGACAGGCGAACTGGTCGGCTCCACCGCCTCCGACCAGGCCCAACAAGTGCTCAGCAATCTCCTTGCTGTCCTGAAGGCAGCCGGATGCGACGCCAAGCATGTGGCCAAAACCACCATCTTCCTCACGGATCTGGCGGATTTCGGCGAGGTCAATGCCGTTTACGGTAAAGTATTCGGAATGGATGGCCCTGCCCCGGCGAGAAGCACGGTGCAGGTTTCCGCGCTTCCACGAGGATGCCGGGTGGAAATCGAAGCCATCGCACGGATTCCGACACCCCTCCCGTGAAAAGTTCAATCCTTGCTTACTTTCCTTGAACCGCACCTATGACCCAGGAAAGCTACGGCAGATATCGGATCCTCCGCCCCCTGGGCCAGGGAGGCATGGCTTCGGTCCACCTGGCTGAAGACCCCTTGTTGCGACGGCTGGTCGCGATCAAGATCCTGCGCGGCGACTTGGGCGCCCAACCGGATTGGGTGCGACGCTTCCACGACGAAGCCACCGCCATCGCACGCCTGGGAAGCCCGAACGTGGTGCAAGTCCACGATTTCGGCAGGGAGGGACAGGAAGATTATCTGGTCCTGGAGTTCGTCGAAGGCATATCGCTCGCGGAACTGCTCCAACATCGCGGTGGCCGATTGGATCCGAGCGCCGCCGCCGCGATCGTCTGCCAGGCTGCCGATGGCCTGAGAGCAGCCCACGAAGCGGGCATCATCCACCGCGACATCAAGCCCGACAACATCCTGATCCGACGCGACGGATTGGTCAAGATCGCCGACTTCGGCATCGCCCGTCTGATGGAGGAAGTCTCCCAAACCCGCACGGGATCCGTGTTCGGATCGCCCTTGTTCATGTCCCCGGAGCAGGTGGAAGGACGGAATCCGTCCGGCGCGATCGACATCTTCGCGCTGGCCGGCGTGTTCTTCCGTTCCCTGACGGGCCAGCATCCGTTCGAAGCCGAACATGCCCACGCGGTGATGTGGAAGATCGTCCAGGAGCCGGCCCCTCTGGCCGCGGATCTGGTCCCGCAATTGGATCTGGATCTGTCCGCGTTGGTCGCTTCGATGCACTCCAAGGATCCGGCGGAACGACCGCGCGCGGCGGAAGTCGCCAGGCATATTCGTCATTTTCTGTCGCTCCAGGGAACGCCCGACCCCGTGGGAGTGGCCTTCGGGGGCTTGCCCACCCAGGTTCGCACCGCTCCTCCGCTGGCCCCGACCCCGACCCAACAGATCCGGCAGCCCTCTCCGCCCAAACCCAAGCCATTCTTCCGAAGACATCGCCGACTTCTCCCCGTGGCGATTTCAGGTGTGGCACTGGTCTGCGCCGCGTTTTTCGCAGGCAAGATCTGGGATCAATTCAAGACCGCGCCAATTCCCGAGTCCTCCAAGGTGGACCCCAGCTGGGCGCTTCGCCAAGCGGCCAAGCAACAGACGGAGCAAGCGGATTCCGCTCCCGAATCGGATGGGCCATCCAGCCATGTCCCAGCACCGAACGCCCCCCGGCGCACCGACTCCCCTGCGACCAAGCACGGCACACCGCCTCCGCCGATCCCCCTGAAACCGAAGCCTCCGGAAATTGTCGAGGCGGTGAAGCCGCCCCCCCCTTCCGGACCGACGCTTCGGGTCGTCGCCCTGATGCGCGACGAGGCTCCGGAGGATGTCGGCAGTCTCAAGCCCAGGATCGCCATCGTCAATCGTGGACCCGGAGTCCTCCGTTGGGTGCGCGTCACCTGGAAATTCCCAGTTTCCCCCGGGCCGGCACCCATCCTGGACATCTATTACGCTCCACAGTGCGCACTGCGCTTGGATCGCAATGGCGCCTTGGTGGCCGAGTGTTCCGGCCTGTCCGTTGCTCCTGGCCAGTCCTGGCCAAGCGCGGACGGGATGTCCTTGGCCATCCACCACCCGGATTGGCGTGCTTGGCAGGGCAAGGCGGCGCTCGGAATGAGCCGCCAGATGGTCGAGCGACCGGACATCCAGGTGGAAGCGCGATAAGGCCTCACTGAGCCTTGCGGCGGACCTCCAGGATGCCCTTCTCGAAGGCAACCCATACTTCTCTCGCCCAGTCGGTCTCGGCGCTGCGAGAAGCGCTGCGCGCGCCCTTCACCGGCACCATGAGCGAATACACCTGATTGGCCGAGGAAAGATCGTAGATCCCGAACCAGGCAGGATCCTCGAAGGCATCCAACGAGTCCTTGGCATTCCTTGCGCCACCTGGCCGCAGAGCGATCAACATCTGGACATCCATGGCAGCGCCGATCCGTTTCAACGCCGTGCGGGTGGCTTCGGACAGACGAGGCTCACGGGTACGCAGCACTTGGCTGTCGGAGCTTTGCGAACCCACCCATACCGCGCTATCGGCGATCAGCAGGTCCGTGAGGCTGTCCAGATCCCACCCTCCGAGACGCTTGACCTTGTGGTTACCGGAATCCACCGACACCCATCTCAGCCCGGGCTCCAGCCTTTCCAGAGCCGGCCCAGCCAGGGAAACCGCCTCGAATTGTGCGATCGTGTAAGGGCCTCGCGCGGCGACCAGGTACAAGCCCACCGTTTTTCCGGCGAATGCCCCGCTCCAGCCTGGTTGGACTTGGGCTGGCCCCGCAGGCCGAGCGGAGGCACAGCCTGAAAGGGAGGCGGCGACACCGGCCGCCATGAGCAAAAACGGAGCGGAGAGAAAGGTTTTCAAGCAGATCGTGCGATGCATGTCGGAAAAAATACGAGCCGCCCCTGGAATCCAAGGGCGGCTCGCGAACTCAATGCTTGACGGACAAAATTCTTACTGCCAGACCACCTTGGGGGCATCCCAGTTGAACCGGTCCCACTCGGCCAAGATGTCGCCCTCTTTCTGGGGACGAACGAAATCAACCTTGTAATCTTCCGTCAATCCAGCGGCATCCTTCACCCGCAGCGTCACATTGGAGTACAGGTTCGGTACCGCGTAGCTGAAGGAGACTTCACCCTCCAGAGGCTTCTTTGGATCCGTAATCTTGACCTCCAGACAGCGCACGACCCTGCCTGCCGCGAGGATGCAAGCCGCCGAATCAGGGTGGAGCTTGTAGTTGTCACTGACCGTCCAATTCAGAACGACCGTGACCTCCTCCTTGCCAAATTCGTAAGCCCCGGCACTATTGATGACACCGGTATCGAGATACCCCCAATTCCCCTTGGTGATGCGGGGTTTGATGTTGTCCTTAGCGCGATGCAGAACCACAGAATCCAGGCTGGACTTCGTCGAGTTGCTGGTGGCCTTGAACCTTACGGTCGAATCCTGTCCTGGGGCCAGCTTGATTTCCGTGGTGTAAACACTGTCCGCTCCGTCTTTCACAAGCTTCGCTTCCATGCCGTTGATCAGACTCACGACGATCGCATGCCGGGAATCATCCTTGACCTTCCACTTGAGGACAACGTTCTCCGTGCCGAAGTCGAGGGTGGAATCCTTCCCAGAAGGTTGAATTCTGGTGATCTGTGGCGCCAGAACCGCTGCAGGATCGTCGGATTTCACGACCTCGAAGGTCGCTTGCTGGCTGGTGGTTTCGTTTTTCTCGTTCTTGCCGGAGAAACGAACCGTGTACATGCCCAAGTCCGCACTCGGAATCAGCTTCGCCACGCCAGTGAAGATCAGGGTGGTGGAATCCTTTGGAGAGGTGGTCGCGAATTGACTCGTGACGCTCAGGTTGTCCTTGTTCAGGATTTCGATGGACTGGCTCGTCCACTTGCTTCCGGAAGACACCTTGCCCTTGAGTCCCAAGATTTCACCTTGCTTGACCGAGGCGGCCTCGACACCGAAAGTTTCATCCCACTTGATGCTGGATGGCGGAAAGAGCTTGTCTTTGACTCCGGGGTCCAGGATTTTCGCCCCGATGAGTTTGTCCACGAGATCCATGAGTTGCGCCCGATCCAACCCCAGCTGGGTGTTGACAAGATCTGTCGCAAGGATGTTCCGCTTGACCGCAAGCTGGATCACGATGATGCGGATCGTGTCCTTGGAAATGCCCGCCGGCAGGCTGTCCGGAAAGTTCGCCTTGGCGTTCCCGGTCAGAACCATGTTGGCGTACGATGCGAGGAACCCTGCCCGGGTGAGCGGATATTGGGCGGAGTCCTTCCCATGGGCCTCGTAGAAGGCCGCCATGAGAATGCTGTTCGTGCCCTGGAAGATCTTGCCGCCTGGATTCACTGCCCGAGGAATGTCGTTGCCATTGGACAGATACAGGCGGGTCTGGATCAGGATCCCGAGCTTCCAGTACTGGACTTTCAGGGTGTCCGTGAAGGTCTTGTGATCGAGCTTGGCAGCGACGATCGCCGTGTCCTTGCTGACAGTCTTGACCTTGACGAAGGTCGCCTTGCCGGAGTCTTTCCCGATCTTCCAGGAGGCAGAGTCCGGAAGGAACGCCTCTCCACCCAGTGAGTAGATGGGCAGGGAGTCCACGGTGCGCGTGGGCGGTGGCGGCGGAGGATCATCCTCCACAACCACGGAATTGTTGCAAGACTGCGCAAACCAACCGACCAACAACAGTGGTAGCAAGCGGGTTGCGAGGTTCTTGGTCAGGAATTGTTTTGCTTTTTGCATATGAGGGGTGTTCCCATTTGACGGAGAGTACGAAGCAAAAAGAAGAACCACCGTTGCCGAATGGCAAGGACAAAAAAGAGTCCCAGTCACTTGACTGGGACTCTTTGAAGCGGGATGGACGAGACTTGAACTCGCGGCCTCCGGCGTGACAGGCCGGCGCTCTAACCAACTGAGCTACCACCCCTTGTGGAGTTTCCCTCAACGAACCAGTGGGCGTTGTAGGATTCGAACCTACGGCCCTCTGCGTGTAAAGCAGATGCTCTGGACCAGCTGAGCTAAACGCCCTTTGGAGACACAAAAATTAACGCAACTCAGCCCTTTTGTCCAGGGGCAACCGGCGACTCTTTTACGGAAGTGCCTGAAACTCCCGATGGCAGCAGGAAGCCTGCGGGCATGACCACCAAGTATCCCAGCAGAACCACGAAGGGCCCAACGTTCAGGGAGATCGGATTGTTCACGGGAGCCAGCGAGAGCAAGTAAAGGCCGAAAAAGCCGATGAGAGCCCCGAGAGCGATGACCATGTAGTTGCGCAGACCGAAAGAGTTGTTCATGACTGGAGCCTTCTGGAGCCTGGTTTAATTGGACAGGGGAGAATCATAGGCATCGATGATCGATTGGACAAGCGGGTGGCGCATCTGGTCTTTGCTTTCCAAACGCACCATGGCGATTCCCGGGATCCCCTCCAGGGTGGAGCAAGCGTGCCCAAGACCCGAAGGCGTCTTCAGGGGAAGATCCACTTGGGTCGGGTCGCCCGTGACGACCACTTTCGAGCCGACGCCAAGCCTTGTCAGGAACATTTTCATCTGGGAAATGGTCGCGTTTTGCGCTTCATCCAGGATCGCGAAACACCGTTTCAGCGTGCGGCCTCGCATGTAGGCCAAGGGGGCCATTTCGATCAATCCCGTTTCCATGCATTCCTTGAACCTCGCCCGCGGCAAAAGCTCTTGAAGCGCGTCGGTCATCGGTTGCAAATACGGCGCGATTTTCTCGCGAAGGTCTCCAGGGAGGAAGCCGAGCTCCTCGCCGGCTTCCACTGCGGGACGAACCAAAACCAAACGGTCGACCTCGCGCCGTTGCAACGCAGCGACCGCAAGAGCGATCGCCAAATACGTTTTGCCGGTGCCCGCTGGTCCCACCGCGAACACCAAATCCGAGGTGCGAACCGCTCGAACCAGCCGGTTTTGGCCCGGATTGCGAGCACGCACCACCACTCCGCGCGCATCGTAGAGGATCGGCCGAGACCAATCCTCCGCTGCAGGTGCGACCTGGTCTTCCAGACACAAATCCACCGCGGCCCCGTCCAGATCGCCCGTTTCCGTGACCACACGGGCAAGCTCGGCGAGAACCTGAGAGGCCCGTCCATGGCTATCGGCGGAGCCACCTTCCAGCACGAAACCGGTGTCACGTGCGGATATCCGCACGGAAAAAGCGGATTCCAATCGACGCACCAAGGATTCCCCGTCGCGCAGGAGAACCCCCTTGATCGCGTCGGGAATCGCCTCCAGTACCTGGGTGCGCCGAGGAATGATCAGATTACTTGGCCTTTTTAGCGGGCTTGGCCTTCTTGCCAGCGGGCGCTGGTGCCGCAGCGGCAGCCGCGGGTGCAGCGGCAGCAGGGGCTGCTGGTGCCGGGGTGACGGCAGGCGTGGCGGGTGCCGACGCGGGAGCCGCCTTGCCTTCCAATTGAGCCTCAAGATCGGCCTTTTCCTGGCGCAGGTCCGAAAGCTTGCGTTCCTGTGCCTCCGCCTCGGAGCGAGCATTCATCACTTCGGCATTGGGATTGGAGGAGCCTCCACCCGAAGACGAGCCGGAGGATGCAGCGCCAGCGCCGCAAGAAGAGAGGGCGACAACAGAGGCCACGGCGAGGCAAGCAAGGATACGACGCATGGACGGAACTCCCGGAATGGATGATGGTCGATGCGGAATCTACCCCCAGCCCTGGACTTCGGTCAAGTCGTTCCGAGCCTAGGGCACTGTTCCTGGCCCACTTTGCGCCAGAAGGCTTGCCCAGTGGGCCCTACCAGAACCGTTTCGCAGGAAATCGAAACCATTTGTCCCGCTTGCAACGAGTTTTCCCGGAGAGCCCCTCCGGGAATTGCCCAAAAATCCTTTCAAGCCCCCCTGGTCGAGATTGGCACGAGAATCGTTTAATCCAGTCGTTATCCTCGGCAATTGCCGGGAAACCTTCCACAGGAGAACCCACATGAAGATCTCGACACTCACCGCCATCGCCTTCTGCTCGCTTTCCGCCGCCTTCGTCCAGGCTGCCGACACCACGAAGACCATCCCTGCCACCGTGGCCGCCGACAAAAAGGAAATCGCCGCCGACAAGGAAAAGATCGCCGCCCTGAAAGCGGAAGTGGTCGCCGACAAACAAGCCATCGCCAAGGACACGGCGGCGGTGCATGCAGCCAAGGCGCAGCTCAAGGCCGATCACGAACAGATCAAGGCGGCTCGCCAAGCGGGCGACACCGCCGCGGTGAAGGCCGGCAAGGAAGCCCTCAAGGCCGACAAGGAAGCCTTCCACAAGGCCAAGGAAGAAGTGAAGAAGGATCGCAAGGAAGCCCACCAGGAT
This DNA window, taken from Fibrobacterota bacterium, encodes the following:
- a CDS encoding EAL domain-containing protein, whose translation is MTALSFLHEQVLQGTSEIWALFALEGSLLEAGVSFDRRLGYGPERRAGLHLETILHPDEREDVLRQVGHLLPYKGSAIRCEFRLRHAQGTWLNVEAVLTHLAGDEVAGILLQAQDVTRFKIAEEALRFAEEKYRGIFENAVEGIYQASPDGRFLSANPSLARILGFESPVHLIHSVRDIGTDVYIDPQAYRQFREFVERDGAVKDFEAKVRRRDGSEIWVSGNAHSVKSPAGKILFLEGTVEDVTTRRQAQDGLRRSEERYALAASGSNGGLWEWDLIQGRMFYSPRWAQIMGMRDGDLQGEPQEWFDRVHPRDADLLQQEIRSHLSGQVPHFECEFRILHSDNSYRWVLSRGMARMGADGKPERMAGSLEDITSRKRAEEQLMQGALYDALTGLPNRALFLDRLRRAIQRAQKSVAGQYVGVLHLDIDRFKLINDSLGHEAGDELILAVGRALEESLQSRDTLSRLGGDEFAILMEGYQDLNVFSRMAERIVQRLAQPIRVRNQEVFVSLSIGIAVSERLQDHPEDLLRDAETAMYRAKSQGKGRHVVFNQGMHEFAAAHLQLETSLRRAVEREEFRVFYQPILDISTGKVAGFESLVRWQNPEKGLVNPAVFIPLAEETGLIVEIGRQVLRESCRQFVAWRNSKPEAQDLFVSVNLSVRQFALPDIVDQVRTILFDSGMPGELLKLEITESVILENTSIASEKLYALRALGVQLSIDDFGTGYSSLSYLHQYPFDNLKIDRSFVSRMSEAPERSAIVRTIVQLARSLGMYAVAEGIETPAQLAGLKAMNCRYGQGFLFSKPVPAAEAELLLDAVYSFPTEG
- a CDS encoding M48 family metalloprotease; its protein translation is MKPSSLFSKITTILPVLALSMSMMQCSCSDTLGSIFISEDDELRLGTEFDAQLRSPENAEEYPIYATSTPEKEAFQTYIQETFQSVYNAIPASERPSYPFKVAIIEKDVVNAFAVPGGYIYVYTGIVNEAKNESELAGVLAHEMAHITKHHYRDAVMKQAGLSILLDALLGESASDLTKAVAGMFSSLTQLKVSRENEDEADATGTYYLGDSRRNPTGIASLFARMPSSGIDWLSTHPASTDRVSAVNKLVGSEGAIKKWDTSEEAKYQARFEAARLKM
- a CDS encoding M48 family metalloprotease, with the translated sequence MPTLSEDDELRLGTEFDTQLRSNPENAAEYPIYAPTTTDKQAFRIYVEETFQSVYSAIPKSERPAYPFKVVIIEKDVAKAFAVPGGYVYVYTGIINKADNESELAGVLAHEMAHITKHHYRDAVMKQAGFSNLLDALLGESASGLSKTVASMFGNLTQLKAGLENEHEADATGTRYLGDSRRNPTGIATFFASMPSSGIDWLGTHPASSDRVKAVNSLVGSESAIRKWDTSEEAKYQARFEFARSKM
- the pyk gene encoding pyruvate kinase — encoded protein: MLATIGPASDSPEMLRNLFQNGVTACRLNFSHGTHSDHAARIAKIRMVAEEMGIAVPLVMDLCGPKVRTDTKTYELKVGETWSLVPTEGDAESHKIGISHPTLYQLVPPGQAIVLDDGHLELEVVNVEGTEIVTTVKTGGTLKPRKSVNTPECDYGLDVLSEKDQRDLVFGRDQGLDWVAVSFVRNGADIKRVRDYLQEIGWPDPPIIAKVETPLAVASIEEIVRMSDGIMVARGDLGIECPIESVPILQKRAVRLAHRHAKLCVVATQMLDSMERNPRPTRAEASDVANAVFEGAQVVMLSGETAGGQFPLQAVQTMDRILRGAEAVTDAPPTLPEISNQTLEIVAGSVRLSEHTKAPCIAIFCHTMEIARQIAGFHCSTHVIAACFDELIYRQVSLFYGIIPVRLPRTNSIDEAITRVLDEIQARNLAEPGNRIVFLYSQPFGTRLHNTIRLVQMP
- a CDS encoding RidA family protein; its protein translation is MFKVIETPQAPKPIGPYSQAIQMGDLLFLSGQIPLDPLTGELVGSTASDQAQQVLSNLLAVLKAAGCDAKHVAKTTIFLTDLADFGEVNAVYGKVFGMDGPAPARSTVQVSALPRGCRVEIEAIARIPTPLP
- a CDS encoding serine/threonine protein kinase, with protein sequence MTQESYGRYRILRPLGQGGMASVHLAEDPLLRRLVAIKILRGDLGAQPDWVRRFHDEATAIARLGSPNVVQVHDFGREGQEDYLVLEFVEGISLAELLQHRGGRLDPSAAAAIVCQAADGLRAAHEAGIIHRDIKPDNILIRRDGLVKIADFGIARLMEEVSQTRTGSVFGSPLFMSPEQVEGRNPSGAIDIFALAGVFFRSLTGQHPFEAEHAHAVMWKIVQEPAPLAADLVPQLDLDLSALVASMHSKDPAERPRAAEVARHIRHFLSLQGTPDPVGVAFGGLPTQVRTAPPLAPTPTQQIRQPSPPKPKPFFRRHRRLLPVAISGVALVCAAFFAGKIWDQFKTAPIPESSKVDPSWALRQAAKQQTEQADSAPESDGPSSHVPAPNAPRRTDSPATKHGTPPPPIPLKPKPPEIVEAVKPPPPSGPTLRVVALMRDEAPEDVGSLKPRIAIVNRGPGVLRWVRVTWKFPVSPGPAPILDIYYAPQCALRLDRNGALVAECSGLSVAPGQSWPSADGMSLAIHHPDWRAWQGKAALGMSRQMVERPDIQVEAR